Proteins co-encoded in one Bacteroidales bacterium genomic window:
- a CDS encoding peroxiredoxin: METELNVMPRIGEKAPAFTAVTTQGKINFPEDFKGKWVILFSHPADFTPVCTSEFMTFGKMQKEFDDLNCQLIGLSVDGNSSHIAWLRTIKEKIEYKGMKNIDVQFPLIDDVSMNVSKLYGMIQPSESTTKAVRAVFFIDPEAVVRAMIYYPLSLGRNFDEIKRVLIALQTSDNFSVSTPADWRPGDDVIVPAPSTMKASYERMANSDKDITCYDWFFCTKKLSKEQVESKLGKK, from the coding sequence ATGGAAACAGAATTAAATGTAATGCCTCGTATAGGCGAAAAAGCTCCTGCTTTTACAGCAGTAACAACTCAAGGTAAAATTAATTTCCCCGAAGATTTCAAAGGTAAATGGGTAATTTTATTTAGTCATCCTGCCGATTTTACACCGGTTTGTACCTCAGAGTTTATGACTTTCGGAAAAATGCAAAAAGAGTTCGACGATCTGAATTGTCAATTAATCGGTTTATCTGTCGACGGTAATTCCAGCCACATAGCTTGGTTGCGTACCATCAAAGAAAAAATCGAATATAAAGGCATGAAAAATATTGATGTTCAATTTCCTTTGATTGATGATGTTTCAATGAATGTTTCTAAACTTTACGGTATGATTCAACCGAGCGAAAGCACAACAAAAGCTGTTCGTGCCGTATTCTTTATAGACCCGGAAGCTGTTGTCCGTGCAATGATTTACTATCCTTTATCTTTAGGAAGAAATTTTGATGAAATCAAGCGCGTGCTTATAGCTTTGCAAACCAGCGATAACTTTTCCGTTTCAACTCCGGCCGATTGGCGCCCGGGAGATGACGTAATTGTTCCTGCTCCAAGTACAATGAAAGCTTCTTATGAAAGAATGGCTAATTCCGATAAAGACATTACATGCTACGATTGGTTCTTTTGTACGAAGAAACTTTCAAAAGAACAAGTTGAAAGTAAATTAGGTAAAAAATAA
- a CDS encoding SDR family NAD(P)-dependent oxidoreductase, whose protein sequence is MKLKENVNKRVVIVGATSGIGLSLAKLYLQKGYIVGAAGRNLCSLDSLKEKYPDKLFTEIIDVTQDNAEENLISLINKTGGMDLYIHSSGVSQRKATAKDKLSPDLCVVNTNCMGFTRMIDKAFEYFEDKGEGQIAVLTSMAGTKGTGLSAVYSSSKKFQSTYLEALNQLVKIKKLKIRITDIQPGIVDTPILNGKKYPFMMHPDKAARLTIKHIEGKRKRKVIDNRYAVVAFFWRMIPFSIWVNLPIKYKTPRGEELVK, encoded by the coding sequence ATGAAACTAAAGGAGAATGTTAATAAACGCGTTGTTATTGTAGGCGCAACTTCTGGTATCGGGTTATCCCTTGCCAAACTGTATTTGCAAAAGGGATATATTGTCGGTGCTGCCGGAAGAAATTTGTGTTCTTTGGACAGTTTGAAAGAGAAATATCCGGATAAACTTTTTACTGAAATTATTGACGTAACGCAGGATAATGCCGAAGAAAATCTTATTTCATTGATAAATAAAACCGGTGGAATGGATTTGTATATTCATTCGTCCGGAGTTTCTCAACGTAAAGCAACTGCTAAAGATAAATTAAGTCCCGATTTATGTGTAGTTAATACAAATTGTATGGGATTTACCAGAATGATAGACAAAGCTTTTGAGTATTTTGAAGATAAGGGTGAAGGACAAATTGCCGTACTCACATCTATGGCAGGAACAAAAGGCACAGGACTTTCCGCGGTTTACTCTTCATCGAAAAAATTTCAATCAACATATCTTGAAGCGCTGAATCAGTTGGTGAAAATAAAGAAATTAAAAATCAGAATTACGGATATTCAACCAGGAATTGTAGATACACCAATTCTCAACGGCAAGAAATATCCTTTTATGATGCATCCCGACAAGGCCGCAAGGCTTACTATTAAACATATTGAAGGAAAAAGGAAAAGAAAAGTAATTGACAACAGATATGCTGTTGTGGCATTTTTCTGGCGTATGATTCCGTTTTCAATTTGGGTGAATTTACCTATAAAGTATAAGACACCGCGAGGCGAAGAACTTGTAAAGTAA
- a CDS encoding DUF2461 domain-containing protein, whose product MVTQDTLSFLNDLKHNNNREWFHANKKRYETAKQNVLDIISFLISEISKFDDDIWPFDPKKGLFRIARDIRFSNDKTPYKTNFGSCICPKGKNIWNQSTYYLHIEPGKSFFSAGVYMPDKDYLNDIRKTIYYDFDLFEEIIGNKEFVKKFGGLQDDNDKMTRVPYGFDKDSPAANYLKYRNYFVAINLSDKIITDEKLFSKEVLSAAKVMKPFNDFFNHIVKDETKGEC is encoded by the coding sequence ATGGTCACACAAGATACCCTTTCATTTCTTAATGATTTAAAACACAATAATAATCGTGAGTGGTTTCATGCAAACAAAAAAAGATACGAAACTGCCAAACAAAATGTTTTGGATATAATATCATTTTTAATAAGTGAGATAAGTAAATTTGATGATGATATTTGGCCTTTCGATCCTAAAAAAGGACTTTTCAGAATAGCAAGAGATATTAGGTTTTCAAATGATAAAACACCTTATAAAACTAATTTCGGATCTTGTATTTGTCCTAAAGGAAAGAATATTTGGAATCAATCTACTTACTATCTGCATATTGAGCCTGGGAAATCGTTTTTCTCAGCGGGAGTTTATATGCCGGATAAAGATTATCTTAATGATATTAGAAAAACTATTTATTATGATTTTGACCTTTTTGAAGAAATTATAGGCAATAAGGAGTTTGTTAAAAAATTCGGAGGATTGCAAGATGATAATGATAAAATGACCCGGGTTCCTTATGGTTTTGATAAAGATTCTCCGGCCGCAAATTATTTGAAATATAGAAACTATTTTGTTGCTATTAACTTAAGCGATAAAATTATTACCGATGAAAAATTATTTTCAAAGGAAGTTTTATCAGCAGCAAAAGTGATGAAACCTTTTAATGATTTTTTTAATCATATTGTAAAAGATGAAACTAAAGGAGAATGTTAA
- a CDS encoding GtrA family protein produces MQVLKDFINKLLFEKTDNILIQLFRYTFVGGTAFLVDFGLLFFLKEICGLHYILSATISFIFGLIVNYVISVYWVFTNKGNYNRKTEFLYFAIIGIIGLGFNDLFMWLFTDKFKIYYLLSKIISAVLVYLWNFFARRYFLFNNNKVKDEVKG; encoded by the coding sequence ATGCAAGTATTGAAGGATTTTATTAATAAATTATTATTCGAAAAAACCGATAATATATTAATACAATTATTTCGTTACACCTTTGTTGGCGGAACAGCATTTTTAGTCGACTTCGGTTTATTATTTTTCCTAAAAGAAATATGCGGACTTCACTATATTTTATCTGCAACTATTTCATTTATTTTCGGACTAATTGTAAATTATGTAATTAGCGTTTATTGGGTATTTACAAATAAAGGAAATTATAATAGGAAAACTGAGTTTTTATATTTTGCTATTATCGGTATAATAGGATTAGGATTTAATGATTTGTTTATGTGGCTATTTACAGATAAATTCAAAATATATTATTTGCTATCAAAAATTATTTCTGCCGTTTTGGTTTATTTATGGAACTTTTTTGCAAGAAGATATTTTCTGTTCAATAATAATAAAGTAAAAGATGAAGTCAAAGGATAA
- a CDS encoding NAD(P)/FAD-dependent oxidoreductase → MKLKNYYQQEKIKMARKKVVVIGAGPAGLTAGYELADNSEYQVKILEESNYIGGISKTIEHNGNRMDIGGHRFFSKNNEIMKLWTDILPIQGSSSIDEKLLQQEKEYDTNGPDPEKEDRVLLMRRRVSRIFYLRKFFDYPISLKFETFSNMGLTRTFKAAFGYIYSNINKQEENSLENFYINRFGKPLYKMFFENYTEKVWGVHPSKLGADWGSQRVKGLSVAEIVKNVLVAPFRKKSISQKDVETSLIESFIYPKFGPGQLWETVANDIVEKGVIIEKNHKVKKINISNNKVVSVVAETDGKDEVISCDYLISSMPIKDLILAIDGIEIPDEIKRIASELPYRDFMTVGLLLNKLTITNKTKIKTWNNIVPDTWIYIQEPDVKIGRLQIFNNWSPYMVKDFKDKVWIGLEYFCNEGDELWEKTDEDFINFAIDELHQINIIDKKDVVDSVRVKEKKAYPSYFGSYYELPKVIDFLDSIENLYCIGRNGQHRYNNMDHSMLTAIEAVKHLKGESTDKSVIWNVNTEKDYHEKKS, encoded by the coding sequence ATAAAATTAAAGAATTATTACCAACAAGAAAAAATAAAAATGGCTAGAAAAAAAGTTGTTGTAATAGGAGCCGGTCCTGCCGGTTTAACCGCCGGATATGAATTAGCAGATAATTCCGAATATCAAGTTAAAATATTGGAAGAATCAAATTATATCGGCGGTATATCAAAAACTATCGAACATAATGGGAATAGAATGGATATAGGCGGTCACCGTTTCTTTTCTAAAAATAATGAAATAATGAAATTATGGACGGATATACTTCCTATTCAGGGTAGTTCCTCAATTGATGAAAAATTACTACAGCAGGAAAAAGAATATGATACAAACGGACCCGATCCGGAAAAGGAGGATAGAGTGTTATTGATGCGACGCAGAGTATCAAGAATATTTTATTTAAGAAAATTTTTCGACTACCCTATTTCATTAAAATTCGAAACATTTTCAAATATGGGACTAACTCGAACTTTTAAAGCGGCTTTCGGGTATATTTATTCCAATATCAATAAACAAGAAGAAAATTCATTAGAAAATTTTTATATAAACCGCTTCGGAAAGCCATTATACAAGATGTTCTTTGAAAATTATACTGAAAAAGTATGGGGTGTTCATCCGTCTAAGTTAGGAGCTGATTGGGGGTCACAAAGAGTTAAGGGATTGTCTGTTGCCGAAATTGTAAAAAATGTACTCGTCGCACCGTTTAGAAAAAAATCTATCTCACAAAAAGATGTAGAAACTTCTCTGATAGAAAGCTTTATTTATCCGAAATTCGGTCCCGGACAACTATGGGAAACCGTAGCAAACGATATCGTCGAAAAAGGAGTTATTATTGAAAAGAATCATAAAGTAAAAAAAATTAATATAAGCAATAATAAAGTTGTTTCTGTGGTTGCGGAAACAGATGGAAAAGATGAAGTTATCTCTTGCGATTATCTTATTTCTTCAATGCCGATAAAAGACCTTATTTTAGCAATTGATGGAATTGAGATTCCCGACGAAATAAAAAGAATAGCTTCGGAATTGCCTTATAGAGATTTTATGACGGTCGGACTTCTTCTCAATAAGCTTACAATTACCAATAAAACCAAAATAAAAACATGGAACAATATTGTTCCCGATACCTGGATTTATATTCAAGAGCCTGATGTTAAAATAGGCAGATTACAGATTTTCAATAACTGGTCGCCGTATATGGTTAAAGATTTCAAAGATAAAGTTTGGATAGGTCTGGAATATTTTTGTAATGAAGGTGATGAGTTGTGGGAAAAAACCGATGAGGACTTTATCAATTTTGCTATTGATGAATTACATCAAATAAATATTATCGACAAGAAGGATGTAGTGGATTCCGTAAGAGTTAAAGAGAAAAAAGCTTACCCTTCTTATTTCGGCAGCTATTATGAACTGCCGAAAGTTATAGACTTTTTAGATTCTATAGAAAATCTTTATTGTATCGGAAGAAACGGTCAACATCGTTATAATAATATGGATCACTCAATGCTTACGGCAATTGAAGCGGTAAAACATCTCAAAGGCGAATCAACCGACAAATCCGTAATTTGGAATGTAAATACGGAGAAAGATTATCATGAAAAGAAATCATGA
- the feoB gene encoding ferrous iron transport protein B, which translates to MDEKKYVSLADITTKKSCVIIKVHGHGGFRHRVMELGFVKGVEVTVIKNAPLLDPIEYELMNTHVSLRRSEAERIEVMELQDSVESDANYNGIIIEDIEHQIKEKTKTISVALVGNPNSGKTSFFNHATGLREKVGNYSGVTVESKIGTFYWNGYTINMIDLPGTYSTTEFTQEEIFVREYISNNLPDIVLNIVNSSNLERSMFLTTQLIDMNVRIVMALNMYDELERNGGSIDYINLGNMLGFPVIPTISTKGTGIDKVLQSIVDIFEDKKGITKHIHINYGNEIEEAISSIKSELEINKDETNIFPGRYVALKLLENDSITQKEIGKFNNSQVILKTAKEYRNKIEKSYKEDIDSVITNAKFGFIRGALKETLKSGDSPKKNLAYSLDVILTNKWLGFPVLFLFLWIMFQTTFTLGAYPQAWIEAGINWLGSFISRNLSPGIANDLIVDGIIQGVGGVLVFLPNILILFWFISVLEDSGYMSRAAFIMDKLMHKIGLHGKSFIPFLIGFGCSVPAIMATRTLENKKDRIITMLAIPFMSCSARLPIYILFISAFFAKRQGLIMLSLYVIGIIFGILTALILKKTVFKNESDEFVIELPPYRIPTLRNTLIHMWDKSVQYIKKIGSVILFASIIIWALGYFPKENKQTRIIAKQIEVVENNLDDSFENKKDILSELELQKLSAQKENSYIGQLGHFIEPAVRPLGFDWRMGVSILTGFAAKEIIVSSLGILYQADTQADETSEKLITTLTTVEYTSGPKVGQKVFSPLIAYTFMLFVLLYFPCFATLITIRREAGLKWAVFSMCYTTLVAWIVSFAVYQIGMLF; encoded by the coding sequence ATGGATGAAAAGAAATACGTTTCATTAGCAGATATTACAACAAAGAAATCTTGCGTAATTATTAAAGTCCACGGACACGGCGGATTCCGTCACAGAGTGATGGAACTTGGCTTTGTTAAGGGCGTTGAAGTTACAGTAATTAAAAACGCTCCTTTGTTGGATCCTATCGAATATGAATTAATGAATACGCATGTTTCTTTAAGACGAAGCGAAGCGGAACGCATTGAGGTTATGGAGCTGCAAGATTCTGTTGAGAGCGACGCTAATTATAACGGAATTATTATTGAAGATATAGAACATCAAATTAAAGAAAAAACAAAAACAATTTCCGTTGCTCTTGTAGGAAATCCTAATAGCGGTAAAACTTCTTTTTTTAATCATGCAACCGGACTCAGAGAGAAAGTCGGAAATTATAGCGGCGTTACTGTTGAATCCAAAATCGGAACATTTTACTGGAATGGTTATACTATCAATATGATAGACCTTCCCGGAACATATTCCACTACGGAATTTACTCAGGAAGAAATATTTGTCCGCGAATACATTTCAAACAATCTGCCCGACATCGTACTGAATATTGTAAATTCTTCAAACTTAGAAAGAAGCATGTTTCTTACAACTCAGCTCATTGATATGAATGTGCGAATTGTGATGGCATTAAACATGTACGATGAACTTGAAAGAAACGGCGGTTCTATAGATTATATCAATCTCGGTAATATGCTCGGATTTCCCGTCATTCCTACAATATCAACAAAAGGTACCGGAATCGATAAAGTTTTGCAAAGCATCGTTGATATTTTCGAAGATAAAAAAGGTATTACAAAACATATCCATATAAATTACGGGAACGAGATTGAAGAAGCAATTTCATCTATTAAATCCGAATTAGAAATTAATAAAGATGAAACCAATATTTTTCCGGGAAGATATGTTGCATTGAAATTACTTGAGAACGATTCTATTACTCAAAAAGAAATTGGAAAATTCAATAACAGTCAGGTAATTTTAAAAACCGCAAAAGAATACAGAAACAAAATCGAAAAGTCTTACAAAGAAGATATCGACTCTGTTATTACTAATGCGAAATTCGGATTTATCAGAGGAGCACTGAAAGAAACCTTAAAATCAGGTGACAGTCCGAAAAAGAATTTGGCTTATTCCTTAGATGTTATTCTTACTAACAAATGGCTTGGTTTTCCTGTGCTTTTTCTTTTTTTATGGATAATGTTCCAAACAACTTTTACGCTCGGAGCTTATCCGCAAGCATGGATAGAGGCGGGAATAAATTGGCTCGGAAGTTTTATTTCAAGAAATCTTTCTCCCGGAATTGCCAATGACTTAATTGTTGACGGAATAATTCAAGGTGTCGGCGGCGTACTCGTATTTTTACCTAATATTCTGATTTTGTTCTGGTTTATTTCCGTTCTTGAAGACAGCGGTTACATGTCGCGCGCAGCATTCATAATGGATAAGCTTATGCACAAAATCGGGCTGCACGGAAAATCATTTATACCCTTCCTTATAGGATTCGGATGTTCTGTTCCGGCAATTATGGCAACACGCACATTGGAAAATAAAAAAGACCGAATTATAACGATGCTGGCAATTCCTTTTATGTCGTGTTCAGCGCGTTTGCCTATTTATATACTCTTTATATCTGCATTTTTTGCAAAGCGACAAGGTCTGATAATGTTGAGTTTATATGTTATTGGAATTATTTTTGGAATTTTGACAGCCCTGATATTAAAGAAAACAGTTTTTAAAAATGAATCCGATGAATTTGTAATTGAGTTACCTCCTTATAGAATCCCGACTTTAAGAAATACTCTTATTCACATGTGGGATAAAAGCGTTCAGTATATCAAAAAAATAGGTTCGGTAATCTTGTTTGCGTCAATAATTATTTGGGCTTTGGGATATTTTCCGAAGGAAAACAAGCAAACACGGATTATAGCAAAACAAATTGAAGTTGTAGAAAATAATCTGGATGATTCTTTTGAGAATAAGAAAGATATTTTGAGTGAGTTGGAGCTTCAAAAACTTTCCGCTCAAAAAGAAAATTCATATATAGGCCAGTTAGGGCATTTCATTGAACCGGCTGTAAGGCCATTAGGATTTGATTGGAGGATGGGAGTTAGTATTTTAACCGGATTTGCCGCAAAAGAAATAATAGTATCATCATTAGGAATATTATATCAAGCGGATACACAAGCCGATGAAACTTCTGAGAAATTAATTACAACTTTGACGACTGTGGAATACACTTCAGGGCCGAAAGTAGGTCAAAAAGTATTCTCACCCCTGATTGCATATACCTTTATGTTATTTGTACTCTTATATTTTCCTTGTTTTGCAACACTTATTACAATACGAAGAGAAGCCGGATTAAAATGGGCGGTTTTCTCTATGTGCTACACAACCTTGGTTGCGTGGATTGTATCATTCGCCGTTTATCAAATCGGTATGTTGTTTTAA
- a CDS encoding C69 family dipeptidase has translation MKKLFLTAILTLVGFSTFCCTNFLITKGASADGSTMITYAADSHTLYGELYYWPAADWPEGTMLDVYEWDTGKYLGQIPQVKHTYNVVGNINEHQLAISETTYGGLEQLGSQTGAIMDYGSLIYIALQRAKTAREAIIVIAELMENYGYTSSGESFSLADPEEVWIMELIGKGEGEKGAVWVARMIPDGMISGHANQARITTFPQSGNKSVITSEHLNDLMIKGVTTAYHKDVISFAKKKGLYKGKDADFSFSDTYAPVDFSGARACEARVWAGFMKANKDAVAQYEDYARGDNLKNRMPLWIEPVKKLTVHDVMDMMRDHYEGTSMDMTLDIGAGPFACPYRWRPMSFEYNGQKYIHERATSTQQTGFSFVTQSRGWLPNPVGGVLWFGVDDTYSTCYVPMYCGITQTPLCFREGNGSMIEYSPTSAFWITNMVTNFAYSRYSDMIVDIQKVQNRLETTFDKELIAFDKEVSKVYAENPDKAIQMLTNFSGEKAQIMFNEWKDLFIFLTVKYIDGNIKIEEDGVFKNNGYNSRQPAWPKQPKYPEKWYKAIVEDCGENIKQPSK, from the coding sequence ATGAAAAAACTTTTTTTAACTGCAATCCTTACATTAGTAGGATTTTCGACATTCTGTTGTACTAACTTTTTAATTACTAAAGGTGCTTCCGCAGATGGTTCAACAATGATTACTTATGCCGCCGATTCTCATACTTTGTACGGTGAATTATATTATTGGCCAGCAGCAGATTGGCCGGAAGGCACAATGCTCGATGTTTATGAATGGGATACGGGTAAATATCTTGGACAAATTCCGCAAGTGAAACATACTTACAATGTTGTGGGTAATATTAATGAACATCAACTCGCTATTAGTGAAACAACTTACGGCGGACTGGAACAATTGGGTTCACAAACAGGCGCTATAATGGATTACGGCAGTCTGATTTATATTGCTCTTCAAAGAGCTAAAACCGCCCGTGAAGCTATCATAGTTATTGCCGAACTTATGGAAAATTACGGCTACACAAGTTCCGGGGAATCTTTTTCTCTTGCTGACCCTGAAGAGGTTTGGATTATGGAACTTATTGGTAAAGGTGAGGGTGAAAAAGGTGCCGTTTGGGTTGCTCGTATGATTCCCGACGGAATGATCAGTGGTCATGCTAATCAAGCACGTATTACTACTTTCCCGCAATCCGGCAATAAAAGTGTTATAACTTCAGAACATCTTAATGATCTTATGATTAAAGGAGTTACAACCGCTTATCATAAAGATGTAATTTCTTTTGCTAAGAAAAAAGGATTATACAAAGGAAAAGATGCCGATTTCAGTTTCAGCGACACTTACGCTCCTGTAGATTTCAGTGGTGCAAGAGCTTGTGAAGCTCGTGTATGGGCAGGATTTATGAAAGCTAATAAAGATGCTGTCGCTCAATATGAAGATTATGCAAGAGGAGACAATTTGAAAAACAGAATGCCTTTGTGGATTGAACCTGTTAAAAAGCTTACTGTTCATGATGTTATGGATATGATGCGCGATCATTACGAAGGTACATCTATGGATATGACTTTAGATATAGGAGCCGGTCCGTTTGCTTGTCCTTATCGTTGGAGACCGATGTCTTTCGAATATAACGGACAAAAATATATTCATGAAAGAGCAACATCAACACAACAAACCGGATTTTCTTTCGTAACCCAATCACGAGGATGGTTACCGAATCCCGTAGGCGGAGTGTTATGGTTCGGCGTTGACGACACTTATTCAACTTGTTATGTCCCTATGTACTGTGGTATAACTCAAACTCCGCTTTGCTTTAGAGAAGGAAACGGCTCTATGATCGAATATTCTCCGACCTCAGCATTTTGGATTACTAATATGGTTACAAATTTCGCTTATTCAAGATATTCCGATATGATCGTTGATATTCAAAAAGTTCAGAACCGTCTTGAAACTACTTTTGATAAAGAACTAATTGCTTTTGATAAAGAAGTTTCAAAAGTTTATGCTGAAAATCCAGATAAAGCTATTCAGATGCTTACAAATTTCTCCGGCGAAAAGGCTCAAATTATGTTTAATGAATGGAAAGATCTTTTTATATTCCTGACTGTAAAATACATTGACGGAAATATTAAGATTGAAGAAGACGGTGTGTTTAAAAACAACGGATATAATTCCCGTCAACCGGCATGGCCAAAACAACCGAAATATCCTGAAAAATGGTATAAAGCAATTGTTGAAGATTGCGGAGAAAATATAAAACAACCAAGTAAGTAA
- a CDS encoding PepSY-like domain-containing protein, whose translation MIKKTFLNGLLILILAQPMLGQENITKDVNQLPATAREFVQTHFPKNEISYIIIDKEFLSKDYEVKLKGGEEIKFSKDGEWIEMEAKKKSSLPVSVLPDVVATYLNNSFPNVGVEKIEKEFWGYDIELINGLDIKLDKKGRYLEVDD comes from the coding sequence ATGATCAAAAAAACATTTTTAAACGGATTATTAATTCTCATTTTGGCGCAACCTATGTTGGGGCAAGAGAATATTACAAAGGATGTTAATCAACTTCCTGCAACCGCAAGAGAGTTTGTACAAACTCATTTTCCTAAAAATGAAATTTCTTATATTATTATTGATAAGGAATTTCTTTCTAAAGATTATGAAGTTAAATTAAAAGGTGGCGAAGAAATTAAATTTAGCAAGGATGGTGAATGGATAGAAATGGAAGCCAAGAAAAAGTCTTCATTACCTGTTTCGGTACTGCCGGATGTAGTTGCTACTTATCTTAATAACAGTTTTCCTAATGTAGGTGTGGAAAAAATCGAAAAAGAATTCTGGGGTTATGATATTGAACTTATTAACGGCCTTGATATTAAGCTTGACAAAAAAGGGAGATATTTGGAAGTAGATGATTAA